A single window of Mycolicibacterium madagascariense DNA harbors:
- a CDS encoding carboxylesterase/lipase family protein, which produces MAAQRETVDDPTVADTRYGTVRGTTEGGVAVWRGIAYAEQPLGDRRFLAPSPPVPWPGVREAIEHGPLPPQGRSFVGGGRDDPKIRDEACLTLTVWSPDPTAALPVMVWIPGGAFVYGAGQLQLYNGSRLARNGDVVVVNVTYRLGVFGGFELGDLGSGFDDNLALRDQIAALQWVRDNIGAFGGDPERVTVFGESAGATSVLALLASPLARGLFTRAIAQSPALPLIADRETRARQAHEFVARLGVPVGDLKSLPQRRLRRAAGQLQAESAAQTPTLAYGLTHGVDSLPRHPIDAARVAAVSPTPLIIGTNTHEASMFAWGKPPMLPTTQPGVDAFFARTAPDAKDRVLAAYPDFPRRRALVAIGSDAMFGAPTWAFTDAYAAHAPTYAYRFDHAAWSLRLLGLGATHGSEIVHVQHSYGSYLGRKIHPLGRRVQPAVGRRMQRTWLDFATDQLGEEWPRYDAQRRRTRVIRSARDDTVADPDRVRRSAWQGLY; this is translated from the coding sequence GTGGCCGCCCAGCGCGAAACCGTCGACGACCCCACCGTCGCGGACACCCGGTACGGAACGGTGCGGGGCACCACCGAGGGCGGCGTCGCCGTCTGGCGCGGGATCGCCTACGCCGAGCAACCTCTGGGCGACCGGCGCTTCCTGGCGCCCTCCCCGCCGGTGCCGTGGCCGGGAGTGCGGGAGGCGATCGAGCACGGACCGCTGCCACCGCAGGGCCGGTCGTTCGTCGGGGGCGGCCGCGACGATCCCAAGATTCGCGACGAGGCCTGTCTGACGCTCACCGTGTGGTCCCCGGATCCCACGGCCGCTTTGCCGGTGATGGTGTGGATTCCCGGTGGCGCCTTCGTCTACGGCGCGGGTCAGCTGCAGCTCTACAACGGCAGCAGGCTCGCACGCAACGGTGACGTCGTCGTCGTCAACGTGACCTACCGGCTGGGCGTGTTCGGTGGCTTCGAACTCGGTGACCTCGGCTCCGGGTTCGACGACAACCTCGCGCTGCGCGACCAGATCGCGGCGCTGCAGTGGGTGCGCGACAACATCGGTGCCTTCGGAGGAGACCCCGAGCGCGTCACCGTCTTCGGCGAATCTGCCGGTGCCACATCGGTATTGGCACTCCTGGCGAGCCCGCTGGCGCGCGGCCTGTTCACCCGCGCGATCGCGCAGAGCCCGGCGCTGCCCCTCATCGCCGACCGCGAGACCCGCGCGCGGCAGGCCCACGAGTTCGTCGCCCGGCTCGGCGTGCCCGTCGGTGATCTGAAGTCGTTGCCGCAGAGGCGACTTCGTCGCGCGGCCGGTCAGCTCCAGGCCGAGAGCGCGGCGCAGACGCCGACGCTGGCCTACGGACTCACCCACGGCGTCGACTCGCTGCCGAGGCATCCGATCGATGCGGCCCGGGTCGCGGCGGTGTCGCCGACGCCGTTGATCATCGGCACCAACACCCACGAGGCGTCGATGTTCGCATGGGGCAAGCCGCCGATGCTGCCCACGACGCAACCGGGGGTGGACGCGTTCTTCGCCAGGACGGCCCCCGACGCCAAGGACCGGGTGCTGGCCGCCTACCCGGACTTCCCCCGCAGGCGGGCGCTCGTCGCCATTGGGTCCGACGCGATGTTCGGTGCGCCGACGTGGGCGTTCACCGACGCCTATGCCGCGCACGCGCCGACGTACGCCTACCGCTTCGACCACGCCGCGTGGAGCCTGCGGCTGCTCGGCCTCGGCGCCACGCACGGCAGCGAGATCGTCCACGTGCAGCACAGCTACGGGTCCTACCTGGGGCGCAAGATCCACCCGCTGGGCAGGCGCGTGCAGCCGGCGGTCGGCAGGCGCATGCAGCGGACCTGGCTCGACTTCGCGACCGACCAGCTCGGCGAGGAGTGGCCGCGGTACGACGCGCAGCGCCGGCGCACCCGCGTGATCCGTTCGGCGCGCGACGACACCGTGGCAGACCCCGACCGCGTCAGGCGCTCGGCCTGGCAGGGGCTGTACTGA
- the aspS gene encoding aspartate--tRNA ligase, which yields MLRSHAAGSLRSTDAGQTVTLAGWVARRRDHGGVIFIDLRDASGVSQVVFRDADVLAQAHRLRAEFCVVVTGVVEARPEGNANADIPTGDVEVDATTLTVLSESAPLPFQLDETAGEEARLKYRYLDLRREGPGHAIRLRSKVNAAARGVLAAHDFVEIETPTLTRSTPEGARDFLVPARLRPGSFYALPQSPQLFKQLLMVAGMERYYQIARCYRDEDFRADRQPEFTQLDMEMSFVDADDVMSVSEEVLKAVWALVGYDLPTPIPRISYAEAMRRFGSDKPDLRFGLELVDCTEYFSDTTFRVFQAPHVGAVVMPGGASQPRRTLDGWQEFAKQRGHKGLAYVLLAEDGTLGGPVAKNLSDAERDGLAAHVGAKPGDCVFFAAGPAKGARALLGATRIEIAKRLDMIDPTAWAFTWVVDWPLFEPADEATASGDVAVGSGAWTAVHHAFTAPQPESEATFDTDPGSALANAYDIVCNGNEIGGGSLRIYRRDVQERVFAMMGIDHDEAQDKFGFLLDAFTFGAPPHGGIAFGWDRITALLAGVDSIREVIAFPKSGGGIDPLTEAPAPITALQRKESGIDATPKTD from the coding sequence GTGTTGCGCAGTCATGCCGCCGGTTCGTTGCGGTCCACCGATGCCGGCCAGACGGTCACGTTGGCAGGGTGGGTGGCCCGTCGGCGCGACCACGGCGGGGTGATCTTCATCGACCTGCGCGACGCGTCCGGCGTCTCGCAGGTGGTGTTCCGCGACGCCGACGTGCTGGCGCAGGCGCACCGGCTGCGCGCCGAGTTCTGCGTCGTCGTCACCGGTGTCGTGGAGGCACGGCCCGAGGGCAACGCCAACGCCGACATCCCCACGGGCGACGTCGAAGTCGACGCCACGACGCTGACGGTGCTGAGCGAGAGCGCACCGCTGCCGTTCCAGCTGGACGAGACCGCGGGGGAGGAGGCGCGCCTGAAGTACCGCTACCTCGACCTGCGCCGCGAAGGGCCCGGGCACGCAATTCGCTTGCGCTCCAAGGTCAATGCAGCCGCCAGGGGCGTGTTGGCCGCGCACGACTTCGTGGAGATCGAGACGCCCACGCTGACCCGCTCGACGCCGGAGGGGGCGCGCGACTTCCTGGTGCCCGCGCGGCTTCGGCCCGGCTCGTTCTACGCGCTGCCGCAGAGCCCGCAGCTGTTCAAGCAGCTGCTCATGGTCGCGGGCATGGAGCGGTACTACCAGATCGCTCGCTGCTACCGCGACGAGGACTTCCGCGCGGACCGCCAGCCCGAGTTCACCCAGCTCGACATGGAGATGAGCTTTGTCGACGCCGACGACGTCATGTCGGTGTCCGAGGAGGTGCTCAAGGCCGTGTGGGCGCTCGTCGGTTACGACCTGCCCACCCCCATCCCGCGGATCAGCTACGCCGAGGCGATGCGACGGTTCGGTTCCGACAAGCCCGACCTGCGGTTCGGCCTCGAGCTCGTCGACTGCACGGAGTACTTCTCCGACACCACCTTTCGCGTGTTTCAGGCGCCGCACGTGGGCGCCGTCGTCATGCCGGGCGGGGCGTCGCAGCCGCGTCGCACGCTGGACGGTTGGCAGGAATTCGCCAAGCAGCGCGGCCACAAGGGGCTGGCCTACGTGCTGCTCGCCGAGGACGGCACGCTCGGCGGTCCCGTCGCCAAGAACCTGTCGGACGCCGAACGCGACGGCCTGGCCGCCCACGTGGGTGCGAAACCGGGGGACTGCGTGTTCTTCGCCGCCGGACCGGCGAAGGGCGCGCGGGCACTGCTCGGGGCGACGCGCATCGAGATCGCCAAGCGCCTGGACATGATCGACCCGACCGCATGGGCGTTCACCTGGGTCGTGGACTGGCCGCTGTTCGAACCGGCCGACGAGGCGACCGCCTCGGGTGACGTCGCGGTGGGGTCGGGCGCCTGGACGGCCGTGCACCACGCGTTCACCGCGCCGCAGCCCGAGTCGGAGGCCACGTTCGACACCGATCCGGGCAGCGCGCTGGCCAACGCCTACGACATCGTGTGCAACGGCAACGAGATCGGGGGCGGCTCGCTGCGCATCTATCGTCGCGACGTGCAGGAGCGGGTGTTCGCGATGATGGGCATCGACCACGACGAAGCCCAGGACAAGTTCGGATTCCTGTTGGACGCGTTCACCTTTGGCGCACCCCCGCACGGCGGCATCGCGTTCGGCTGGGACCGCATCACGGCGCTGCTCGCCGGTGTCGACTCCATCCGCGAGGTCATCGCCTTCCCGAAGTCGGGCGGCGGCATCGACCCGCTGACCGAGGCGCCCGCGCCGATCACCGCGCTGCAGCGCAAGGAGTCCGGCATCGACGCCACGCCGAAGACCGACTAG
- a CDS encoding LysR family transcriptional regulator, with protein sequence MTEPVDTAVDLDLRVVRYFVAVAQRGHFGRAAAALHITQPSLSRQIRGLEKRLGTPLLLRTPQGSHLTEAGRTFLTHAESLLGMAATAAAHTRAAGAPTRITVGYTTNLVVAAAVRELRRRRPDAEVYVRHLTWNGAHPALVEHLVDVAVTRLPIPTDGVDVTVLYREPRALLVSRRHRLATRDAVVLEDVAGETMPRVSDPVWDSYWRTGPRPQGWQAPDGPVLDDAAEMFDYIAENDAVLIVPADSRVPDLQPELTTVPLHGVEPSEVALVRRHGESTDLLTEFASCASEFVKAGTPSPRRR encoded by the coding sequence ATGACCGAGCCCGTCGACACGGCCGTCGACCTCGACCTCCGGGTGGTCCGCTACTTCGTCGCCGTCGCGCAGCGGGGTCACTTCGGCCGCGCCGCCGCGGCGCTGCACATCACCCAGCCCTCGCTGAGCCGACAGATCCGCGGACTGGAGAAACGGCTCGGCACGCCGCTGCTGCTGCGCACGCCGCAGGGCAGCCACCTCACCGAGGCGGGCCGGACCTTTCTCACCCACGCCGAGTCGCTGCTCGGCATGGCGGCCACCGCGGCGGCGCACACCCGGGCCGCCGGCGCCCCGACGCGCATCACGGTCGGCTACACCACGAACCTCGTCGTCGCCGCCGCCGTCCGGGAGTTGCGCAGGCGCCGTCCCGACGCCGAGGTCTACGTGCGGCACCTGACGTGGAACGGCGCCCACCCGGCGCTCGTCGAGCACCTCGTCGACGTCGCGGTGACGCGCCTGCCGATTCCCACCGACGGCGTCGACGTCACGGTGCTGTACCGCGAACCCCGCGCGCTGCTGGTGTCCCGTCGGCACCGACTGGCCACCCGCGACGCCGTCGTGCTGGAGGACGTCGCCGGGGAGACCATGCCGCGGGTGAGCGACCCGGTGTGGGACAGCTACTGGCGCACCGGACCTCGGCCGCAGGGGTGGCAGGCGCCCGACGGTCCCGTCCTCGACGACGCCGCCGAGATGTTCGACTACATCGCCGAGAACGACGCGGTGCTCATCGTGCCCGCCGACAGCCGGGTCCCCGACCTGCAACCGGAGCTGACGACGGTCCCGCTGCACGGCGTCGAGCCGAGCGAGGTGGCGTTGGTCCGTCGCCACGGCGAGTCCACCGACCTGCTGACCGAATTCGCTTCCTGCGCTTCGGAATTCGTGAAGGCCGGCACGCCGAGCCCGCGACGTCGCTAG
- a CDS encoding TIGR03564 family F420-dependent LLM class oxidoreductase yields MSTGVLLTPDRSAEHVVADAVEQATLAYDAGVRQVWLGQQLDLDAIAVAAVIGAAVPGLAVGTSVVPINPRHPLTIAAAAQTAQSAARGRFSLGLGLGVAMLEQLAFGIATDHAAQRLREYLTVLRGVRDTGTVDVHATYVTAVDPHVMPVALPSAPSYPLYVAAMGPQTLRVTGELADGTLPYAGPRTLEEFIVPTIATAADEAGRPAPRVFGLVSVAVTDDVDGARAVAAQTMAMYDQVPSYQRINAREGVRSVVDLALIGSEEHVARGLARYRDAGATDLLLMPVQTGRDELRRVADVAAGISTERADL; encoded by the coding sequence ATGAGCACCGGAGTCCTCCTCACCCCCGACCGTTCCGCCGAGCACGTCGTCGCCGATGCCGTCGAGCAGGCCACGCTGGCCTACGACGCGGGCGTCCGTCAGGTCTGGCTCGGCCAGCAACTCGACCTCGACGCGATCGCTGTCGCAGCCGTGATCGGGGCGGCGGTGCCCGGCCTGGCGGTCGGGACGTCGGTGGTGCCGATCAACCCCCGCCACCCGCTGACCATCGCGGCGGCCGCCCAGACCGCGCAGTCCGCCGCCCGCGGGCGCTTCAGCCTCGGCCTCGGCCTAGGCGTGGCGATGCTGGAGCAGCTCGCGTTCGGCATCGCGACCGACCATGCGGCACAACGGCTTCGGGAGTACCTGACCGTCCTGCGCGGGGTCCGCGACACCGGCACCGTGGACGTCCACGCCACCTACGTCACCGCCGTGGATCCCCACGTCATGCCGGTCGCGCTGCCGTCAGCGCCGTCCTACCCGCTGTACGTGGCCGCGATGGGGCCGCAGACCCTTCGGGTGACCGGCGAACTCGCCGACGGGACGCTGCCCTACGCGGGTCCGCGCACGCTGGAGGAGTTCATCGTGCCGACGATCGCGACGGCCGCCGACGAGGCGGGCCGGCCGGCGCCGCGGGTGTTCGGGTTGGTGAGCGTGGCCGTCACCGACGACGTCGACGGCGCCAGGGCCGTGGCCGCGCAGACCATGGCGATGTATGACCAGGTGCCGTCCTACCAGCGCATCAACGCCCGCGAGGGTGTGCGCAGCGTCGTCGACCTCGCGTTGATCGGCAGCGAGGAGCACGTTGCGCGGGGGCTGGCCCGCTACCGCGACGCCGGCGCGACCGACCTGTTGCTCATGCCCGTGCAGACGGGTCGTGACGAGCTGCGCCGGGTCGCCGACGTCGCGGCCGGAATTTCCACGGAGCGCGCCGACTTGTGA
- a CDS encoding nitroreductase family deazaflavin-dependent oxidoreductase, with product MTDIDKDELVSDTAALDDFNRGIVEEFRANGGVVGGPFEGGKLLLLHTTGAKSGLPRLSPLAYLTVDGRMLIVGSYAGAPKDPAWVHNLRAHPAARIEVGTEAYDVTATELPDDERDALYPRITAMVPVFAEYQAKTTRTIPLFELTKR from the coding sequence ATGACAGACATCGACAAGGACGAGCTGGTGTCCGACACGGCTGCTCTCGACGACTTCAACCGCGGCATCGTCGAGGAGTTCCGCGCCAACGGCGGCGTCGTCGGCGGGCCCTTCGAAGGCGGCAAGCTACTCCTGCTCCACACCACGGGCGCGAAGTCGGGGCTGCCGCGGCTGTCCCCGCTGGCGTACCTCACCGTCGACGGCCGGATGCTGATCGTCGGGTCCTATGCGGGCGCCCCCAAGGATCCGGCGTGGGTGCACAACCTGCGAGCCCACCCGGCCGCGCGCATCGAGGTGGGCACCGAGGCCTATGACGTCACCGCCACCGAGTTGCCCGACGACGAGCGCGACGCCCTGTACCCGAGGATCACCGCAATGGTGCCGGTGTTCGCCGAGTATCAGGCCAAGACCACGCGGACGATCCCGCTGTTCGAGCTGACGAAGCGCTAG
- a CDS encoding thiolase family protein — MSVSKAAYDDRDAVIVSAVRTPVGKGKANGALHDVLPADLLAHSLREVVGRVGVDPSQVDDVIAGAVSQVGDQSVNIARNALLGAGYPETVPGTTVDRQCGSSQQAISFAAQGVLAGSYDIVVAAGVESMSRVPMGSNVLPGSDPFGRGMADRYPDGLVPQGISAELIAAKWGLSRTELDEFSANSHEKAARATKEGLFDHELAPIAGLTQDEIIRPGTTVDTLAGLRPAFFNEAYSARFPQINWEITPGNSSPLSDGSAAVLITSGAAARKLGLRPLARIHTMTVVGSDPLYMLTGVIPATEKVLARAGLKLSDIDLFEVNEAFAPVVLAWARDTGADLAKTNVHGGAIAIGHPLGASGARIMTTMVNALEQRDGRFALQTMCEGGGMANATIIERL, encoded by the coding sequence ATGTCCGTTTCCAAGGCCGCCTACGACGACCGCGACGCCGTCATCGTCAGCGCCGTCCGCACACCGGTCGGCAAGGGCAAGGCCAACGGTGCCCTGCACGACGTCCTGCCCGCCGACCTGCTGGCGCACAGCCTGCGCGAGGTCGTCGGCCGCGTCGGCGTGGATCCCAGCCAGGTCGACGACGTCATCGCCGGCGCCGTCAGCCAGGTGGGCGATCAGTCCGTCAACATCGCCCGCAACGCGCTGCTGGGCGCGGGCTACCCCGAGACCGTGCCGGGCACGACGGTGGATCGGCAGTGCGGTAGCAGCCAGCAGGCCATCAGCTTCGCCGCCCAGGGCGTCCTCGCCGGGTCCTACGACATCGTGGTGGCCGCCGGCGTCGAGTCGATGTCGCGGGTGCCGATGGGCTCCAACGTGCTGCCCGGCAGCGACCCCTTCGGCCGCGGCATGGCCGACCGCTACCCCGACGGCCTGGTGCCCCAGGGCATCAGCGCCGAGCTCATCGCCGCGAAGTGGGGACTGTCGCGCACCGAGCTCGACGAGTTCTCCGCCAACAGCCACGAGAAGGCCGCGCGTGCCACCAAGGAGGGTCTGTTCGACCACGAGCTGGCGCCCATCGCGGGCCTGACGCAGGACGAGATCATCCGCCCCGGAACGACCGTCGACACGCTGGCCGGCCTGCGGCCCGCGTTCTTCAACGAGGCGTACTCCGCGCGGTTCCCCCAGATCAACTGGGAGATCACGCCGGGCAACTCCTCCCCGCTGTCCGACGGTAGCGCCGCGGTCCTCATCACCAGCGGAGCCGCCGCGCGCAAGCTCGGTCTGCGACCGCTGGCGCGAATCCACACCATGACCGTCGTCGGCTCCGATCCGCTCTACATGCTGACCGGTGTCATCCCCGCCACCGAGAAGGTCCTGGCCCGTGCGGGTCTCAAGCTGTCGGACATCGACCTGTTCGAGGTCAACGAGGCGTTCGCCCCGGTCGTGCTGGCCTGGGCCCGCGACACCGGAGCCGATCTCGCCAAGACCAACGTCCACGGCGGCGCGATCGCCATCGGCCACCCGCTCGGCGCCTCGGGCGCCCGGATCATGACGACCATGGTCAACGCGCTCGAGCAGCGTGACGGCCGGTTCGCCCTGCAGACGATGTGCGAGGGCGGCGGCATGGCCAACGCCACGATCATCGAGCGCCTGTAG
- a CDS encoding winged helix-turn-helix transcriptional regulator, with product MTVLQGPLADRDAWSAVGHCPVEKTMGLVGTKSAMLIMREAYYGTTRFDDFARRVGITKAATSARLSELVEAGLLAKQPYQEPGQRSRDEYVLTDEGTAFMPVVWAMFEWGRRYFDDSRLRLSHLGCGAEATVEIRCADGHEVGPDELAVRLARRR from the coding sequence ATGACAGTCCTGCAGGGACCGCTCGCCGACCGCGACGCCTGGTCCGCGGTCGGGCACTGCCCGGTGGAGAAGACGATGGGCCTCGTCGGGACGAAGTCGGCGATGCTGATAATGCGCGAGGCCTACTACGGGACGACGCGGTTCGACGACTTCGCCCGCCGGGTGGGCATCACCAAGGCGGCCACCTCGGCGCGACTGTCCGAACTCGTCGAGGCCGGGCTGCTCGCCAAGCAGCCCTACCAGGAGCCGGGACAACGCAGCCGCGACGAGTACGTGCTGACCGACGAGGGCACGGCGTTCATGCCCGTCGTGTGGGCGATGTTCGAATGGGGCAGAAGGTATTTCGACGACAGTCGGCTGCGGCTGTCACACCTCGGCTGCGGCGCCGAGGCGACCGTCGAGATCCGCTGCGCCGACGGCCACGAGGTCGGCCCCGACGAGCTGGCGGTGCGGCTCGCGCGACGCCGCTAG
- a CDS encoding BtpA/SgcQ family protein, producing MTTTWLDEVFAVRKPVIAMLHLSALPGDPGYDSAGGIAAVVARAREELDELQAGGVDGVMVSNEFSLPYLTKTEPITAITMARIIGELLPAFEVPYGVNVLWDGRASIDLAVATGASFVREIFTGVYASDFGLWDTNIGEVARHRARVGGAGVKLFFNVVPESATYLAARDLAALTRTTVFATLPDAICVSGATAGAPTDAEALRVVKSAAGAVPVFVNTGVRAENVAAQLEVADGAIVGTYFKKDGVFENRAERSRVAELMAQARAFRERLG from the coding sequence GTGACCACCACCTGGCTCGACGAGGTCTTCGCCGTCAGAAAACCCGTCATCGCCATGCTGCACCTGTCCGCCCTGCCGGGGGATCCCGGTTACGACAGCGCGGGCGGCATCGCCGCCGTCGTCGCCCGGGCCCGCGAGGAGCTCGACGAACTGCAGGCCGGTGGCGTCGACGGCGTGATGGTGTCCAACGAGTTCAGCCTGCCGTATCTCACCAAGACCGAACCGATCACGGCGATCACGATGGCCAGGATCATCGGTGAACTGCTGCCGGCGTTCGAGGTGCCCTACGGCGTGAACGTGCTGTGGGATGGGCGGGCGTCGATCGATCTGGCCGTCGCCACCGGCGCCTCCTTCGTGCGCGAGATCTTCACGGGCGTCTACGCCAGTGACTTCGGCTTGTGGGACACCAACATCGGCGAGGTGGCGCGCCACCGTGCGCGGGTCGGCGGCGCCGGTGTCAAGCTGTTCTTCAACGTCGTCCCGGAGTCGGCCACCTACCTTGCGGCGCGGGACCTCGCGGCCCTGACCCGCACGACGGTGTTCGCGACGCTGCCCGACGCGATCTGCGTCTCCGGCGCGACCGCCGGCGCCCCGACCGATGCCGAGGCGCTGCGCGTGGTGAAGTCCGCAGCGGGCGCGGTGCCCGTGTTCGTCAACACCGGGGTGCGTGCCGAGAACGTCGCCGCCCAGCTCGAGGTCGCCGACGGCGCAATCGTCGGCACCTACTTCAAGAAGGACGGCGTCTTCGAGAACCGGGCGGAGCGCTCCCGCGTGGCCGAGCTGATGGCGCAGGCGCGCGCGTTCCGCGAACGGCTCGGCTAG
- a CDS encoding SDR family NAD(P)-dependent oxidoreductase, with the protein MTKTVVVTGAGSGIGRAIATTLAERGWQVVVTDIDAAAADLVAAALPAGDGVRHEATVLDVTSASDAATVAYGVTDRLGLDAWVSNAGISFMHRFLDAPIAKFDQTMDVNLKGVFVCGQAAARAMVRSNTAGAIVNTASMAGKQGRVPFLADYVASKFGVVGLTQAMAYELGEHGITVNCVCPGYVETPMQSRELEWEAQLRGITTEGVRAMMLDDTPLRRLERPEDVARSVAFLLSDDARFITGEALAVNGGAYMD; encoded by the coding sequence ATGACGAAGACGGTCGTGGTCACCGGTGCGGGATCGGGCATCGGGCGGGCCATCGCAACCACGCTCGCCGAACGCGGGTGGCAGGTCGTGGTCACCGACATCGACGCTGCCGCAGCAGATCTCGTCGCTGCGGCGCTGCCGGCAGGCGACGGAGTCCGGCACGAGGCCACGGTGCTCGACGTCACCTCGGCCAGCGATGCGGCGACGGTCGCCTACGGCGTCACCGACCGGCTCGGCCTCGACGCGTGGGTCAGCAATGCCGGCATCTCCTTCATGCACCGCTTCCTCGACGCACCCATCGCGAAGTTCGACCAGACGATGGACGTCAACCTGAAGGGTGTGTTCGTCTGCGGGCAGGCCGCCGCGCGGGCGATGGTGCGCAGCAATACGGCCGGCGCGATCGTCAACACGGCGTCGATGGCGGGCAAGCAGGGTCGGGTGCCGTTCCTCGCCGACTACGTGGCGTCCAAGTTCGGCGTCGTCGGACTCACCCAGGCGATGGCCTACGAACTCGGCGAGCACGGCATCACCGTCAACTGCGTCTGCCCCGGGTACGTCGAAACCCCCATGCAGTCACGGGAACTGGAGTGGGAGGCGCAGCTGCGCGGCATCACCACCGAGGGCGTGCGGGCGATGATGCTCGACGACACCCCGCTGCGACGCCTCGAACGCCCCGAGGACGTCGCGAGGTCGGTGGCGTTCCTGCTGTCGGACGACGCCCGGTTCATCACCGGTGAGGCCCTGGCCGTCAATGGTGGCGCGTACATGGACTGA
- a CDS encoding ABC transporter ATP-binding protein, translated as MATVRFAHVTKSYGATSVVSDLDLELPDGSFTVLVGPSGCGKSTSLRMLAGLESVTSGTITIGDRDVTALQPRDRDVAMVFQNYALYPHLTVRENIAFPLRAAKVPRHEALSRADAIADSLGLSTLVARKPKDLSGGQQQRVAIGRAIIREPSVFLFDEPLSNLDAKLRVETRTELLQIQRRLGITCLYVTHDQEEAMTLSDRMVVMRDGRPAQVGTPVEVYDAPVDTFVASFVGSPKMNLLDAEVQGGTCTLPNGFAIDVGPVAARGSVTLGVRPDDLVPTPADDARATVTLVELLGPRAIVTVDAGGTEVTSVVEASRMSGIAEGARVALSARPGAAHLFDARTGLRLDGPQQSIDVQNGVQA; from the coding sequence ATGGCCACAGTCAGATTCGCACACGTCACCAAGTCCTACGGGGCGACGTCGGTGGTGAGCGACCTCGATCTCGAACTGCCCGACGGGTCGTTCACCGTCCTCGTCGGACCGTCCGGATGCGGCAAGTCGACCTCGCTGCGCATGCTCGCGGGTCTGGAATCCGTCACCTCCGGGACGATCACGATCGGCGACCGCGACGTGACCGCCCTGCAGCCGCGCGATCGCGACGTGGCGATGGTCTTCCAGAACTACGCCCTGTACCCCCATCTCACCGTGCGGGAGAACATCGCCTTCCCGCTGCGCGCGGCCAAGGTGCCGCGCCACGAGGCACTCTCGCGCGCGGACGCCATCGCCGACTCCCTCGGCCTGTCGACGTTGGTGGCGCGCAAGCCGAAGGACCTCAGCGGCGGTCAGCAGCAGCGGGTCGCGATCGGACGGGCGATCATCCGCGAGCCGTCGGTCTTCCTGTTCGACGAACCGCTGAGCAACCTCGACGCCAAACTGCGCGTGGAGACGCGCACCGAGCTGCTGCAGATTCAGCGCCGGCTTGGCATCACCTGCCTCTACGTGACCCACGATCAGGAGGAGGCGATGACGCTGTCGGACCGCATGGTGGTGATGCGCGACGGGCGCCCCGCACAGGTCGGCACGCCGGTCGAGGTGTACGACGCCCCGGTCGACACCTTCGTCGCGTCGTTCGTGGGCAGCCCCAAGATGAACCTGCTCGACGCGGAGGTGCAGGGCGGAACCTGTACGCTGCCCAACGGTTTCGCGATCGACGTCGGACCCGTTGCGGCCAGGGGCAGCGTGACGCTCGGCGTGCGGCCCGACGATCTGGTGCCGACGCCGGCCGACGATGCCCGCGCCACCGTCACGCTCGTCGAGCTCCTCGGTCCGCGGGCGATCGTGACCGTCGACGCCGGCGGGACCGAGGTGACGAGCGTCGTCGAAGCCTCCCGCATGTCGGGCATCGCCGAGGGCGCCCGGGTCGCGCTGTCGGCCCGGCCCGGTGCCGCGCACCTCTTCGACGCACGAACGGGCCTTCGGCTCGACGGCCCCCAGCAGAGCATCGACGTTCAGAACGGAGTTCAGGCATGA